CCACAACACCAAGATTACCCGCCTCCATGCCAATTTCAATGAAATTCGTGTATCCAATTTTAAATAGACAGACAACCCTCTTTATTTCGTTACAAGTTAGTACATCTGGGTACTATACAAGAGTAGTACTGGAGTGTGTAAAAAACTGCCGTAGATTTTTTAAGTGTAAAACTTCGAGattaaattatattataattgaaGTATAGTTGTACCATAACTGTATTACAGTTATAACTACGgtataatttatataaaacaTGTATTTAACCATGGTTTGGCTGGCTAGCACCGAGATCTTGCATATAACATGTATGATATTTTTTAGCAATGTTATCTCTTAAATGTACAAATCTCCAGTGACCCGATGACCATAAATCTGAAAGTTTTGAGAGaaaaagggtgtgtttagttcacgctaaaattagaagtttggttgaaattgaaacgatgtgacggaaaagttggaagtttgtatgtgtaggaaagttttaatgcgatggaaaagttaaaaaatttttaaaaaagtttggaactaaactcgacCGAACTTGCAAAAGTTTACAAGCAATTTCGATCCAAAATTCAACGGAATTCGTACATACCCAGAGCTCACCACTCCCGAAACGCCACCAAAAGACCAAACCCACTCGtttcccctccccccctccctctgACTCTCtccccgtcgtcgtcatcgtcatcgtcgttcgTCGTCTCCCCTTTCCACGGCCGCATCCCATTCCCCACCCAACCTGAAAgcgacgccgccgcagcgcACACGCAGGAGGCAGCAGCAAAGCGAGGAGGGGAGGAAACCCTCCCCCCGCGACAGCGACGGGCGGTCGCTTCCAGTGACCTaagcctccccctccccccctcgcGCGCGCTTCCCTCCCCTTCGCCTTTTTGTCTCCTCCGCCCCTTATGACCTCTTCCTCcgccccaaaccctagccccctcgtccccacccccaccccctctccccccaccgccaacgccgccgccgccgccgccggagccgtgcccgtctcctcgccgccgccgccgcccaaggaTCAGCAGCAGGAGGGCCaggggggtggaggaggagtgGGGGATGGGGGtggagtggaggaggtgggcgtaGGGGGAGGCGAGGCCATGGAGGTGGATGGTGGcgcgggaggtggtggtgggggggtTGGGGATGTggaggggggtgggggtggtggtggtgcagggggaggaggaggtggaggtggaggtgggcagcaggcgtcgccggcgaccgtgtTCCGGATCCGGCTCAAGCAGCCGCCCTCGAGCCTCCGCCACAAGATGCGCGTGCCCGAGCTCTGCAGGAACTTCAGGTGCGTTTCGAGATTAGTTGTGGTTTTTTTTGGTggtgttttttctttctggGATTTAAATATGTTGGGGGAAGCTTGGGTGTGATGAATTTAAACCCTGATCTGTTTCAGCTTATTCATCGATTTAttgaaattgtttttttcccccCCGAAAGAAATTTTCCTCTACTGCGTTGCTTAGACCACTTGTTTTAAGCTATTTGTCAAGTTTGTCTCTCAAAATATCTAATTTATCCCTATAATATATCCATGACAATAAtccactcaataatctaaatcaaacgatctgggtttacttttttttttcctcttcaaatTTGGGTGGCGTTTCAATGATTGGGATGAACAATCTAGTGACTCAAACTTGCAGAAGCATTAGCGTGGGCATGGAATTGTGATTGCTTTGAATGATTGTATCCTGTGCAGGCTTCTACTATACTAGATCAAATACAGTTATAACATGTAGTGTCATTATTTCACATAACTAAGTTTAGTCAGGTCAAACTGGTTACTTTGTTCACCAGTTAGAAAATACCGAACGTGATAACTCCATTTTAAAatccacattattttttttttgtttaaaactGCTTTGATCTTGTAGGATGAGGTTGCCTTGTCTGCTTTAGCCTACACTATATCGGGAACAACTAGTAACTATCTTAtctatggttttttttattgcagTGCAGTTGCTTGGTGCGGGAAGCTCAATGCAATTGCATGCGCATCAGAGACTTGTGCACGCATACCAAGGTATACATTTTTCCATCCTTTCCCTGAAAATTTACTTTCCTCTGACCTTTAGTTATCCATAAATAAGTTTGTTCTGTTAGCTTGTCTTAGTGGGATATTCAACCATTTGGTAGAATTGTTTGCTTACAGTTTCTGGTTATGAAGGTTTCTTTGCCGTAAAACGATCTAATGTATATTTTCAGCTCTAATTCAAGCCCACCATTTTGGATTCCCATACACATTCTAAATCCAGAGAGACCAACAGAATGTTCTGTTTTCAATGTGAAAGCAGGTAATCATCTTTCTATTAGTTAGCTTAAATACTTCTTTAGCAAggttattcaaattacatgtatTGGTACATGGTACATGCATCCATGGCTAAATCTCAATTGTTTTGGTAATGTGATTACGTTATGCATGTGCAAATCACTGTCCATTGGGCATTTTATAGTCAGGTGAAGGGTGAGATTCAAACTCACTTTTGTTTATATACGAGTTTTTCTACCTCCAATCATaactcactgtaattttgaACAGATTCTCCACGCGACTTTGTTCAATTCATTGAATGGTCTCCTCGATCATGCCCTCGTGCATTACTGGTGGCAAATTTTCATGGAAGAATTACTATATGGACACAGCCAACTAAGGTACATCTCTACGTTAAGCAAATTTCGGTatgcatatcattttttttttgttagtagtACCATTGAACTTACTTTGTTAATTTGCGAAACACtcaggattttcttttttcatttcaaGTCTATATACATATCATGctgttttgtgttttttctcTAATACTTGTTTCTTTCTTGATATGGTGAAGGGTCCTACTAATCTTGTACGTGATGCCAGTTCCTGGCAATGTGAACACGAATGGCGTCAAGATCTTTCGGTGGTGACTAAGTGGTTGTCAGGAATTTCTCCGGTTTGTTGCCGATTTGCAAACTTACAGTCTGCTTCTCTTGTTTTTGATAATTAGCACTTTACACTTggaatgcaaatatgcaatacGATTGACCCAGCAGTTTATACAGTCCGCTTCACAATTTAACATTCGAGATTTATATACTTTTCAGTGTCAATTGttaatcattatttttttaaaatataatattttataaagCAGTGACAATAGACTTGAGTTTAAACTGTTCTAAGATTTTTTCACTGGACATTTATCATAAACAATTGCAACAATTAGGTAAAAAAGATTCTGGCTCAGTTTATGTCTGAGTAAGTACTTTGATCTATTTCAAATGACACTACCTGTGTTTGATTACCCTTTTGGCCTGAAATAAGTGGATCTTAGAATCGAAGGAATATAATTACTAAGCTGTTGCCACGGctaaatttgttttgtttctttgacTTTGCAGTATAGATGGCTTCCTGCAAACTCTAGTACTTCATCAAACTTGAAAACCTTTGAGGAAAAGTTCCTTACCCAGCAGCCTCAAAGTTCAGGTTGGTTAAACACATATATTACtgagcatatattttttttggaggagAAAGCAAGCATGCTTCTTTACGCTACTCTGACATATTGCTGTTTACTGCAGCTGGGTGGCCAAACATTCTATGTGTCTGTTCAGTTTTTTCATCGGGTTCTGTTCAGCTTCATTGGTCACAATGGCCTTCTCAAAACACAGCACAACCTAGATGGTTTTCTACTAGCAAAGGGCTTTTAGGAGCAGGGCCAAGCGGCATAATGGCTGCTGATGCTATTATTACTGAAACTGGAGCACTACATGTTGCTGGTGTTCCCCTTGTTAATCCATCTACTGTAGTGGTTTGGGAGGTGATGCCAGGCCTTGGCAATGGTATTCAGGCAACTGCAAAGATAAATGCAACAAGCTCTCTTCCTCCATCACTAAATCCCCCACTCTGGGCTGGTTTTGCTCCACTTGCATCTTACCTCTTCTCTTTGCAAGACTACCTTGTTTCCGAGGGCGCACAGACAAAAAAACAGGCACAGGTAGATAATGAGACCACTGAGGTAGCATCGATCCATTGTTGTCCAGTTTCCAACTTTTCAGCTTACGTCAGTCCTGAAGCTGCTGCCCAGTCAGCCACTACCACAACATGGGGATCTGGGGTTACCTCAGTTGCTTTTGATCCCACTCGAGGGGGCTCAGTTATTACAGTTGTAATAGTTGAAGGTGCGTATATGACACCTGGAGAAATGAATTAGTATGATGCAATTGTCACATCTCACTATGACTATTTGTTTCTGATGAATGGCATGAACATCAATGCCATTCATAATCACCACACTAATCCTATGATCATCCAACAGCTTTAATAGTAGGAGAGTTAATCTAACTATGTATGTCCAGAGCATGCTTATACATGTTTTAGCTCCCTTTAGTTGCTTTtgttgtttctttgatttgctcTGGTAGCTTGTGCCATGGTAATAAAAGTTCTTGTCTGTAAATGCTATATGCATATTCTTTTAAGGACTTTTGGGGTCTCTGAAATTTATTAAGTGAATCGGTTGATCTTAGGCTCTTGGCTAatgcttatttattttttctgacAATTGTTAAACCACATACTTCCAGGGCAGTACATGTCTCCTTATGATCCTGATGAAGGACCTTCCATCACTGGATGGAGAGTCCAGTGCTGGGAATCTTCAGTCCAACCTGTTGTTCTTCATCCAATATTTGGAAGCCCTGCAAACTTTGGTGGACAGCCACCTACGCAGACTGTTTGGTCCACAAGAGTTAACAAAAGCATCCCACCATCTGAGGACCTTAAGAACCCTCAATCATATGTTCCAATGCCAACAACTTCAGATGAGCGGAGTTCTTCTGAGTGCAGTGTTGACAGGGCGAACCGACTTAGCTTTGACCCTTATGATCTTCCAAATGATGTCAGACAATTGGCCCAAATAGTTTATTCTGCTCATGGTGGTGAGGTTGCAGTTGCATTCCTGCGTGGAGGTGTGCACATTTTTTCAGGTCCAAACTTTGAACAGGTTGATAGCTATCATGTCAATGTTGGCTCAGCAATTGCTCCACCAGCCTTCTCCTCCAGTGGTTGTTGCTTGGCATCAGTATGGCATGACACACTCAAAGATCGAACCATACTAAAGATAATACGTGTGCTTCCTCCTGCAATTCTTAATGCTCAGACAAAGGTTAGCTCAGCTGTTTGGGAACGAGCAATAGCAGATAGGTATGCACCCAAGTTAACAGAGGTTGATTGAAATGATTTATTtgttgaaaatgtttttttttataactgcGATCTTTTTAGCAGATTTTGGTGGAGTCTATTGGCTGGTGTGGATTGGTGGGATGCTGTTGGCTGCACACAAAGTGCTGCTGAAGATGGTATTGGTAAGGATGCTTATGCAGATGcaatttaaaatttgtgtaTAGTATTTGCATTTCAATTGTGTTCTAGCTGTCCACACAATTAGAAAAGTAGGGATTATCTGCTACACGGTAGAATTTCCACAACTGTCACTCAACCTCTTAaagtatatacttcctccgtttcataatgtaagtcattctagctttttccacattcatattgatgttaatgaatctagatagatatatatgtctagattcattaacatcaatatgaatgtggaaaatgttagaatgacttacattgtgaaacggagggagtaattaagaaCAGTGTAACCAAGCAAATCTCTGTTTGGTTGTTTATAATGTTAAGACTTTAGAGCTGATTGCACATTTATGCTCCCAATTTGAAAGCATTGTGCATCTGCAGTATGATGAATTGTGTTTTGCTTCATTTTTCCCATTTGGATGTCTCAATATGTTAACATTATTTTCTGGTGTGAGTTGCAATACATCTTTTTAAGCTGATAGAGAACTTTTCAGTAAGTTTCATCATTTTCTACATATGGTTGGTTAACTATTTCAGCACCTGTAACATTTATATTTGTCCATGATAAACTAAATCTCTTGCTTTTCCTTCCAGTCTCACTGAACAGTGTGATAGCTTTGCTGGACGCGGACTTCCATTGTCTTCCAACTATACAACAGAGGCAACAACACTGTCCTGTAAGTGTGCTGTGCTTTTAGTACATTATGTGCAGTTTTAAGCACAGGCCTTCAATTTTTCATCATCTACTGCCTACTGCCATTACTATGTGACATGCATGTCACAATATCTTTTTGGGTTCTTAAAGATTGTACATTCACCAATCACCAGTCTTTATTCCACCAGTAGTTGAAAGGGGGATACggatcaaaatataatcaagatgacttttttccttttctttcctggACATAGTTTTTTAGTATTCTTGTGACAAGTCACTAGCACTGCTTTGCAGTTCTGAATGAACATTTTAGCATGAAGCTTGCCAAACTTTTCTATGAACATAAATTATATCTCTGGATGTATTGGTCAGAGACCATTTACGGTAGTATGTAGTTTGCTACTTTATTCATAATGCAATATATTGTAATTTGTGAGTTGGACAAGATTTGTTTTTCTAATTGTGTATTTACCTTTTACTTCAGATTTTGAGGACTTGAAGTTGCAAGGCTATTGCTTTCTTCTGTTACTGATTAGTCTATTTTACTTATTGCAGAATCTTGATAGGATAAAGTGTAGATTGTTGGAAGGAACAAATGCTCAAGATGTCAGAGCACTTGTGTTGGACATGCAAGCAAGATTGCTTCTGGATATGCTTGGCAAGGGAATTGAGTCTGCCCTGATAAATCCATCAACTCTGCTACCTGAACCGTGGCAAGCTTCCAGTGACATGTTATCTAGCATTGGGCCTGACAAAATGACTGTTGACCCAGCTCTACTTTTAAGCATCCAGGTATACTGTGTTTCATGTTCTTTTGATTTCCTGGTCCACAGTTTCAGTTCAATTTGCTAATctcgttttcctttttttggctaTAGACTTAATATGGGCAAATGATGTTGCAAACCTTTTTGAATGATAAGCTATTTGTAAACCACAACCTATTCATGCATGAGGATGATGCATGATATGCCACAGATTAACCATGCCATGTATGGAATTTACAGTATTTACAGCAGTATTTTGCTGTTTTTATGTTCCAAACCGACTACGATTCAAACAGCCTCCAGATAGCTTTCATCATAAGCTTTGCTCCTAGGTGTCCAGGAATTATGCTCAGCCCATCAACTGCCTCCAATGCCTTAGCAATTTGTGCAGACATTTCAGCATAAGCGGTCTGCATATGAACTTTTCATGCTACTATTTtgtggatttaattttttttgaacatgGACTGCAGGGGTACGTTGATGCTGTTCTAGATTTAGCGTCACATTTTATCACACGCTTGCGACGCTATGCGAGCTTCTGCCGAACTTTGGCTAGCCATGCAGTTGGAGCATCTTCTGGTTCAGGCAATTCTAGGAATATGGTTACAAGTCCAACCAACAGTTCTCCTTCACCTTCAACTAACCAAGGTTAATTTTGATTCCGTCTATCTTGCTAAAgcttgtgctttttttttttggtgctaaATAAAACCACCTATGAATTATTTGtttctttatttaattttttggaAAATGACAAGTTGCTGGCACATTTCAAACTTAGCAATGATGCTAATGTTTCAGGTAATCAAGGTGGAGTAGCGTCTACAACAGGGAGCTCACAAATGCAAGAGTGGGTCCAAGGTGCCATTGCTAAGATTAGTAACAATACTGATGGTGCTGCAAATGCTGCACCAAATCCAATTAGCGGGAGGTCATCATTCATGCCTATTAGCATAAATACGGGAACATTCCCTGGCACACCAGCTGTTAGACTTATTGGGGACTGCCATTTCCTTCATAGATTATGTCAGCTGTTGCTATTTTGTTTGCTTTTTCGGAGAAGGCAATCTCCAAGGATACCTGCAAATGCACAAAAAAGTTCTGATTCTAGCATGCAGAAACAACACTTGATGAACAGTAAGACAGAGGATAATACTTTGGCAGTCAGATCTGGTCTAGGTGCTGCCAAATTGGAAGATGGCACAACTTCACGTGGACAGATGATTGGAGCAAAGGGTGCTGAAGAAAATCCAGTGGGCAACAAATCTGCTAGGATAGGTTCTGGCAATGCTGGGCAAGGTTATACTTCAGACGAGGTAACAAACAAATAACCCATAAATATGGATTTTCTCAGCCTGAATTGTTCAATAAGAAAACTTTTTTCAATCTGAAAATAGTGATAGTTATACATATAACAGTATTTTTGTATGTGCGCTTCGACATCAATATCTAGCCTGTATTGTTTCTGAACCAACATTTAGATTAGAGCTGTTATATAGTGTGGTTATATGTCTGCATATCATATATCATGTGTGTGTCTAAATTGTTTGCAAGTGCCATATGATTAAGGGTAATTAGACATGATTGGATAATTTACCTAGTATAATCTTTGATCGGTGATTTGCCCGACATGTTTCTCCCGATTTTATTAGTTGCCTTTCTGAAAGTATTATTTGTGTAGCACTGTAATACATCTAGTTTCTGAATTATTTGTTTCATGCTTGCAGGTGAAAGTCCTTTTTCTCATATTAGTTGACCTATGTAAACGGACTGCAACCTTGCAACATCCGTTGCCTTCTTCTCAGGTTGGTTCGAGCAATATTATTATAAGGCTGCATTACATCGATGGCAATTACACTGTGCTCCCTGAGGTAGTGGAAGCATCTCTTGGCCCTCATATGCAGGTACAATACAGATTTATTGTGGAAGTTTATTTCTGTATTCTCTGTCTACTCATTAGAGCATTCAATGTTCTCTTCTCAGCAATACATTATAGTAATTCTCAATTGTGTTGGAGAAATAGAGATATAGTATTTTGCAAGTTCTACTCTACTTACCTGGGTTAACGATGGATTGATCCAGCAAAAGAATATTGTTGTCCAAGTTAATTATGGAAATTTTCATTTATACAAGCACACGTGCATAATTGGTTTTTATGATTTCTTTTGTTCATACGTTCTCCATCTGCCTATATAATTTATTACTCATGGCCTCAGCGCCCTCTTGTCACCATTTAGGAGTTCTCATTTTCATCAGCATGTACATCTTTGGTAAGAGTAGTGAGCATGTACATGTCCAACAAGAGCTGTGTACACGCATTTCTGTCGAGAATTTATACCAATGTTGCCCATTTGTTCCAATATTTATTGCAGAATATGCCTCGTCCACGTGGAGCTGATGCTGCTGGCCTTCTACTTCGAGAATTAGAACTGCAGCCCCCTGCTGAAGAATGGCATAGACGCAACATGTTTGGTGGGCCATGGTCAGAACCAGATGATCTTGGTCCATTGGATAATACGCGACAGCTAAAAATCAATGGCTCTACCAATCGCCACTTATCAGACATGGAAGAGGATGGCGACAGCTCCTTTGGGATTCAAAATCTTTGGCCAAGAAAGCGCCGGTTGTCTGAAAGAGATGCAGCATTTGGTCTGAAAACATCCGTGGGGCTGGGATCTTTTCTAGGTGTGATGGGTTCTCGGAGAGATGTTATTACAGCTGTGTGGAAAACAGGCCTCGAAGGTGAATGGTACAAGGTAAGCATACTTGATAGTAGTAGTCTCTAACTTCAGTATTCTTTCAGAATTAATTATCGACGCACTCTATCCAATTCACCATTTGCCGTGACACCGAGACATGCTATCTTTTGCAGTGCATACGATGTTTGAGGCAAACCTGTGCATTTGCTCAGCCTGGTGCTCTAGCTCCGAACACGTCGAATGAGCTTGAGGCATGGTGGATCAGCCGATGGACCCATGCTTGCCCAATGTGCGGTGGGACATGGGTGAAAGTCGTTTGAATTTGACGCCTCCGGGCGACACCTTCACCGTGCTAACCACTCTGCCAATAACTTTCTCGGCCAAATCTGTGTAGGCGCCATCGGTTT
The sequence above is drawn from the Oryza glaberrima chromosome 10, OglaRS2, whole genome shotgun sequence genome and encodes:
- the LOC127786338 gene encoding mediator of RNA polymerase II transcription subunit 16 yields the protein MTSSSAPNPSPLVPTPTPSPPTANAAAAAAGAVPVSSPPPPPKDQQQEGQGGGGGVGDGGGVEEVGVGGGEAMEVDGGAGGGGGGVGDVEGGGGGGGAGGGGGGGGGGQQASPATVFRIRLKQPPSSLRHKMRVPELCRNFSAVAWCGKLNAIACASETCARIPSSNSSPPFWIPIHILNPERPTECSVFNVKADSPRDFVQFIEWSPRSCPRALLVANFHGRITIWTQPTKGPTNLVRDASSWQCEHEWRQDLSVVTKWLSGISPYRWLPANSSTSSNLKTFEEKFLTQQPQSSAGWPNILCVCSVFSSGSVQLHWSQWPSQNTAQPRWFSTSKGLLGAGPSGIMAADAIITETGALHVAGVPLVNPSTVVVWEVMPGLGNGIQATAKINATSSLPPSLNPPLWAGFAPLASYLFSLQDYLVSEGAQTKKQAQVDNETTEVASIHCCPVSNFSAYVSPEAAAQSATTTTWGSGVTSVAFDPTRGGSVITVVIVEGQYMSPYDPDEGPSITGWRVQCWESSVQPVVLHPIFGSPANFGGQPPTQTVWSTRVNKSIPPSEDLKNPQSYVPMPTTSDERSSSECSVDRANRLSFDPYDLPNDVRQLAQIVYSAHGGEVAVAFLRGGVHIFSGPNFEQVDSYHVNVGSAIAPPAFSSSGCCLASVWHDTLKDRTILKIIRVLPPAILNAQTKVSSAVWERAIADRFWWSLLAGVDWWDAVGCTQSAAEDGIVSLNSVIALLDADFHCLPTIQQRQQHCPNLDRIKCRLLEGTNAQDVRALVLDMQARLLLDMLGKGIESALINPSTLLPEPWQASSDMLSSIGPDKMTVDPALLLSIQGYVDAVLDLASHFITRLRRYASFCRTLASHAVGASSGSGNSRNMVTSPTNSSPSPSTNQGNQGGVASTTGSSQMQEWVQGAIAKISNNTDGAANAAPNPISGRSSFMPISINTGTFPGTPAVRLIGDCHFLHRLCQLLLFCLLFRRRQSPRIPANAQKSSDSSMQKQHLMNSKTEDNTLAVRSGLGAAKLEDGTTSRGQMIGAKGAEENPVGNKSARIGSGNAGQGYTSDEVKVLFLILVDLCKRTATLQHPLPSSQVGSSNIIIRLHYIDGNYTVLPEVVEASLGPHMQNMPRPRGADAAGLLLRELELQPPAEEWHRRNMFGGPWSEPDDLGPLDNTRQLKINGSTNRHLSDMEEDGDSSFGIQNLWPRKRRLSERDAAFGLKTSVGLGSFLGVMGSRRDVITAVWKTGLEGEWYKCIRCLRQTCAFAQPGALAPNTSNELEAWWISRWTHACPMCGGTWVKVV